The following are encoded in a window of Phaseolus vulgaris cultivar G19833 chromosome 3, P. vulgaris v2.0, whole genome shotgun sequence genomic DNA:
- the LOC137806553 gene encoding 1,4-dihydroxy-2-naphthoyl-CoA synthase, peroxisomal, which translates to MTFRICLRYRMAENKDLEIATRRLASVKNHLLSSHAASPELALSRTSTTNNSFARVHGHVPSHDVVWSTTSDDFTDIVYEKAVGEGIAKISINRPERRNAFRPQTVKELMRAFTDARDDSSIGVVILTGKGTKAFCSGGDQALRTDDGYSDDGSFSNLNVLDLQVQIRRLPKPVIAMVAGYAIGGGHILHMVCDLTIAADNAIFGQTGPKVGSFDAGYGSSIMSRLVGPKKAREMWFLTRFYDAVEAEKMGLINTVVPLDNLEKETIKWCREILRNSPTAIRVLKSALNAVDDGHSGLQELGGNATLIYYGTEESKEGKTAYLQRRRPDFSKFKRRP; encoded by the exons ATGACCTTCAGAATCTGTCTCAGATATCGAATGGCAGAGAACAAGGACCTCGAAATCGCCACCAGAAGGCTCGCCTCTGTGAAGAACCACCTCCTTTCCTCTCACGCCGCATCCCCTGAACTCGCCTTGTCCCGCACTTCCACTACCAACAACAGCTTCGCCCGCGTTCACGGCCACGTCCCCTCACACGACGTCGTTTGGAGCACCACTTCCGATGACTTCACGGACATTGTGTACGAGAAGGCCGTTGGAGAAGGAATTGCCAAG ATAAGTATTAATAGGCCCGAGAGAAGGAACGCGTTCCGTCCCCAAACGGTGAAGGAGCTCATGCGTGCTTTCACTGACGCCAGGGATGATTCCTCTATTGGGGTCGTCATTCTCACTGGCAAG GGAACCAAGGCATTTTGTAGTGGTGGTGACCAGGCTTTGAGGACTGACGATGGCTATTCTGATGATGGAAGTTTTAGCAACCTTAATGTGCTAGACTTGCAG GTGCAGATACGCCGCCTCCCTAAGCCAGTGATTGCAATG gtagcaggttatgCTATTGGTGGAGGGCATATATTACATATGGTCTGTGATCTAACTATTGCAGCAGATAATGCTATCTTTGGCCAAACTGGTCCTAAG GTAGGAAGCTTTGATGCTGGTTATGGAAGTTCTATCATGTCTCGTTTG GTAGGTCCAAAAAAAGCGCGTGAAATGTGGTTTCTCACAAGGTTCTATGACGCTGTTGAAGCAGAGAAAATGGGCCTTATTAACACTGTTGTACCA CTTGATAATTTGGAGAAAGAAACGATAAAATGGTGTCGGGAGATACTGAGGAACAGTCCAACTGCTATTCGGGTGCTCAAGTCAGCTCTTAATGCAGTGGATGATGGACATTCTGGACTTCAG GAACTTGGTGGAAATGCAACACTGATATACTATGGCACAGAGGAATCTAAAGAGGGGAAGACTGCATATTTGCAACGTAGGCGCCCTGATTTTTCCAAGTTCAAACGGCGACCTTAA
- the LOC137806554 gene encoding polygalacturonase At1g48100-like produces the protein MSALSFRGFTYMFLIVFLIWSSNFEACIARRGKHWRQSSRDVSDAVYKKKGKNYGNGHNKNHGGGGSKPKPPSHKGTPSPPYPPPPQRNTPKPPPSNEDNPTTPPPKPYNGGHSSTTTTFNVLDFGAKGDGKTDDTKAFQAAWAEACKVEASTMVVPSDYVFFVGPISFSGPYCKPNIVFQLDGTIVAPTNPNAWGRGLLQWLEFTKLVGITIQGNGIIDGKGSVWWQDHQYDDPIDDEEKLIVPLNQTVPSPPLPIQSELGGKMPSVKPTALRFYGSFNPTVTGITILNSPQCHLKFDNCNGVLVHNVSISSPGNSPNTDGIHLQNSKDVLIYGSTMACGDDCISIQTGCSNVYVHNVNCGPGHGISIGSLGKDNTRACVSNITVRDVNMHNTMTGVRIKTWQGGSGSVQGILFSNIQVSEVQFPIVIDQFYCDKRTCKNQTSAVSLAGINYERIRGTYTVMPVNFACSDSLPCVDVSLTAVELKPLQEQNHLYDPFCWQTYGELKTPTLPPIGCLQIGKPTSNRIQTDHDLC, from the exons ATGAGTGCCTTGAGTTTCAGGGGCTTCACATACATGTTTCTCATTGTATTTCTCATTTGGTCTTCCAATTTTGAAGCCTGCATTGCAAGAAGAGGCAAGCACTGGAGGCAAAGCAGCAGGGACGTCTCAGATGCTGTGTAtaagaaaaaaggaaagaatTATGGAAATGGTCACAACAAAAACCATGGTGGAGGAGGATCAAAGCCAAAGCCTCCATCACATAAAGGCACTCCCTCACCACCATATCCACCACCACCTCAAAGAAACACTCCCAAACCACCACCCTCAAATGAGGATAACCCCACAACTCCCCCACCAAAACCTTACAATGGTGGCCATTCTTCTACCACCACCACCTTCAATGTGCTAGATTTTGGTGCCAAGGGAGATGGAAAAACTGATGACACAAAG GCATTTCAAGCAGCTTGGGCTGAAGCTTGCAAAGTAGAGGCATCAACAATGGTGGTTCCATCAGACTACGTCTTCTTTGTGGGGCCCATTTCATTCTCGGGCCCATACTGTAAACCCAACATCGTTTTTCAG CTTGATGGCACCATTGTTGCACCAACAAACCCCAATGCCTGGGGCAGAGGACTACTACAGTGGTTAGAATTTACTAAGTTGGTGGGAATTACCATTCAAGGAAATGGTATCATTGATGGAAAAGGCTCTGTGTGGTGGCAAGATCATCAATATGATGATCCTATAGATGATGAAGAAAAACTCATAGTCCCTTTAAACCAGACTGTACCAAGTCCCCCACTGCCG ATTCAAAGTGAGCTGGGAGGAAAAATGCCATCCGTCAAGCCAACT GCACTGCGGTTCTATGGGAGTTTTAACCCAACAGTTACAGGCATAACAATTCTAAATAGTCCACAATGCCACCTCAAGTTTGACAACTGCAATGGGGTCTTGGTCCATAATGTGAGCATATCATCCCCTGGGAACAGTCCTAACACAGATGGAATTCACCTTCAGAACTCCAAAGATGTATTGATATATGGCAGCACAATGGCATgtg GAGATGACTGTATTTCCATACAAACTGGATGCTCAAACGTATATGTACACAATGTCAACTGTGGACCAGGGCATGGAATCAGCATTGGAAGTCTAGGAAAGGATAACACCAGAGCCTGTGTTTCCAACATTACTGTCAGGGATGTGAACATGCACAACACAATGACTGGCGTCAGAATCAAAACATGGCAG GGAGGGTCAGGCTCTGTGCAAGGAATACTATTCTCAAATATACAAGTTTCTGAAGTTCAATTCCCAATTGTGATCGATCAATTCTACTGCGACAAAAGAACCTGCAAAAACCAAACATCAGCTGTTTCTCTGGCTGGAATCAACTATGAAAGGATAAGGGGGACATACACAGTTATGCCAGTCAACTTTGCCTGCAGTGATAGCCTTCCTTGTGTAGATGTTTCTTTAACGGCTGTTGAGTTGAAACCACTTCAAGAACAAAACCATCTCTATGATCCTTTCTGCTGGCAGACATATGGTGAATTGAAAACTCCAACACTCCCACCAATTGGTTGTCTACAGATTGGGAAGCCCACGAGCAATCGGATTCAGACAGATCATGATTTATGTTGA